One stretch of Streptomyces hygroscopicus DNA includes these proteins:
- a CDS encoding ABC transporter permease, with the protein MTVTERTPAPHTPPTSTAPPPRRRGSEKRPVWEEEPGKVGQGLKGVTLTGVCLVILGPLWVVIVTSLSDQRTITDAGGLVIVPKTITFRAYTELLSGGTVTRATLVSLALTAVGTVISTVVSVLCAYGLSRSGSFLHRPILMVLLITMFFNAGLIPTYLLVTGVGLEGSYWSMILPGAVSVFNVLVLRAFFQNIAPELIDSARIDGAGECRILLRIVLPLSKAVIAVVSLFYAVGYWSQWFNAMLYLNDQDKWPLQMILRQLVIKQQAPQGMSQMISTQQIPGLAVQMAVMVLALIPVAVLYPFVQKHFTKGMLTGAVKG; encoded by the coding sequence ATGACCGTGACCGAGCGGACCCCGGCCCCGCACACCCCGCCCACATCCACCGCCCCGCCGCCGCGGCGGCGCGGCAGCGAGAAGCGCCCGGTGTGGGAGGAGGAGCCCGGCAAGGTCGGCCAGGGGTTGAAGGGGGTCACCCTGACCGGGGTGTGTCTGGTGATCCTCGGCCCGCTGTGGGTGGTGATCGTCACCAGCCTCTCCGACCAGAGGACCATCACCGACGCCGGGGGACTGGTGATCGTCCCCAAGACGATCACCTTCCGGGCCTACACGGAACTGCTGAGCGGCGGCACGGTCACCCGCGCGACGCTCGTCAGCCTCGCGCTCACCGCCGTGGGCACCGTGATCAGCACCGTGGTCTCGGTCCTGTGCGCCTACGGACTGTCCCGCTCGGGGTCCTTCCTGCACCGGCCGATCCTGATGGTGCTGCTGATCACCATGTTCTTCAACGCCGGTCTCATCCCCACGTATCTGCTGGTCACCGGCGTCGGTCTGGAGGGCAGCTACTGGTCGATGATCCTGCCCGGGGCCGTCTCGGTCTTCAATGTCCTGGTGCTGCGGGCGTTCTTCCAGAACATCGCGCCGGAGCTGATCGACAGTGCCCGGATCGACGGCGCGGGGGAGTGTCGGATCCTGCTGCGCATCGTGCTGCCGCTGTCGAAGGCCGTGATCGCGGTGGTCTCGCTGTTCTACGCGGTGGGCTACTGGAGCCAGTGGTTCAACGCCATGCTCTACCTCAACGACCAGGACAAATGGCCGCTGCAAATGATCCTGCGCCAGTTGGTGATCAAGCAGCAGGCGCCGCAGGGCATGTCCCAGATGATCTCCACCCAGCAGATCCCCGGCCTGGCCGTGCAGATGGCCGTCATGGTGCTCGCGCTGATCCCCGTCGCGGTGCTCTACCCCTTCGTCCAGAAGCACTTCACCAAGGGCATGCTCACCGGCGCCGTCAAGGGCTGA
- a CDS encoding beta-galactosidase, whose product MPDLNDATRGRILYGGDYNPEQWPESVWHDDIRLMRRAGVTTVTLGVFSWARLEPRPGARDFGWLDRVMDLLHDGGIEVCLATPTASPPPWMGSRHPETLPRDETGSVVWYGSRNQFCASSPVYRDYALRITEDLADRYGGHPALRMWHVGNEYGTHCWCDETARHFRRWLRARYGGLDALNEAWGTAFWSQRYDSWEEIIPPRRAQYMINPGQGLDFRRFTSDALLECFTAERDALAARTPRIPVTTNFMPLFIGQDGWAWAAEEDVVSVDLYPDPKDPHAAAYGAMVQDLARSQAGGPWVLMEQAAGPVNWRGVNHPKPDGLMRLWSLQAVARGADGICFFQWRQSRQGSEKFHSGMVPHAGEHSRTFARVRDLGAELRELAPVTGADVPARAAILHDWHSWWATVQDGRPSSQVPYEGLLRAWHRALWERNLTADFAHPHADLTDYALVAVPQLYLLTDEALDNLAAYVRGGGTLVCGFFTGVADEDDRVRPGGVDRRLRELLGIRTVHEWWPLDEGETLDAEGAWLGPFHGTGWSEDLEPSTAEPVARVKGGELDGRPAVTRHAYGAGTAWYVSTLPEPAALRTLLARAAEEAGLAPALPGLPEGVEAVERGPYLFLLNHGRTPAAVPLPSPRTDLLTGRAHHTGVRLDRFAVMVLAPPASPRPTPHPKGQVPCDEPPERSS is encoded by the coding sequence ATGCCCGACCTGAACGACGCCACCCGCGGCCGCATCCTCTACGGCGGCGACTACAACCCCGAACAGTGGCCCGAGAGCGTCTGGCACGACGACATCCGGCTGATGCGCCGGGCGGGCGTCACCACCGTCACCCTCGGCGTCTTCTCCTGGGCCCGGCTCGAACCCCGCCCCGGCGCACGGGACTTCGGCTGGCTGGACCGCGTCATGGACCTGCTCCACGACGGCGGGATCGAGGTGTGCCTGGCCACCCCGACCGCCTCCCCGCCGCCCTGGATGGGCTCCCGCCACCCCGAGACCCTGCCGCGCGACGAGACCGGCTCGGTCGTCTGGTACGGCTCACGGAACCAGTTCTGCGCCTCGTCCCCCGTCTACCGCGACTACGCGCTGCGCATCACCGAGGATCTGGCGGACCGCTATGGCGGACATCCGGCCCTGCGGATGTGGCATGTCGGCAACGAGTACGGCACCCACTGCTGGTGCGATGAGACCGCCCGGCACTTCCGCCGCTGGCTGCGCGCGCGGTACGGCGGCCTGGACGCCCTCAACGAGGCGTGGGGGACGGCCTTCTGGAGCCAGCGCTATGACTCCTGGGAGGAGATCATCCCGCCGCGCCGCGCCCAGTACATGATCAACCCCGGTCAGGGGCTGGACTTCCGCCGCTTCACCAGCGACGCACTGCTGGAGTGCTTCACCGCCGAACGCGACGCGCTGGCCGCACGCACCCCGCGCATCCCCGTGACCACCAACTTCATGCCGCTGTTCATCGGCCAGGACGGCTGGGCCTGGGCGGCGGAGGAGGACGTGGTCTCCGTCGACCTCTACCCCGACCCCAAGGACCCGCACGCGGCGGCGTACGGGGCGATGGTCCAGGACCTGGCCCGCTCCCAGGCGGGCGGCCCCTGGGTCCTCATGGAGCAGGCCGCGGGCCCGGTCAACTGGCGCGGCGTCAACCACCCCAAGCCGGACGGCCTGATGCGGCTGTGGTCCCTGCAGGCCGTCGCGCGCGGCGCCGACGGAATCTGCTTCTTCCAGTGGCGGCAGTCCCGGCAGGGCAGTGAGAAGTTCCACTCCGGGATGGTCCCGCACGCCGGGGAGCACAGCCGCACCTTCGCGCGGGTGCGTGACCTCGGCGCCGAGCTGCGCGAACTGGCCCCGGTCACCGGAGCGGACGTCCCCGCGCGGGCCGCGATCCTGCACGACTGGCACTCCTGGTGGGCCACCGTCCAGGACGGCCGACCCTCCTCCCAGGTCCCCTACGAAGGGCTGCTGCGCGCCTGGCACCGGGCCCTGTGGGAGCGCAACCTCACCGCCGACTTCGCCCATCCGCACGCCGACCTCACCGACTATGCCCTCGTCGCCGTCCCCCAGCTGTATCTGCTGACCGACGAGGCGCTGGACAACCTCGCGGCGTATGTGCGCGGGGGCGGCACCCTCGTCTGCGGCTTCTTCACGGGCGTCGCCGACGAGGACGACCGGGTGCGCCCCGGTGGCGTGGACCGGCGGCTCCGTGAGCTTCTCGGCATCCGTACGGTCCACGAGTGGTGGCCGCTGGACGAGGGCGAGACGCTCGACGCCGAAGGCGCCTGGCTCGGCCCGTTCCACGGCACCGGCTGGTCCGAGGACCTGGAGCCGTCCACCGCCGAACCGGTCGCCCGGGTCAAGGGCGGTGAGCTCGACGGCCGCCCCGCCGTGACCCGTCACGCCTACGGCGCCGGGACCGCCTGGTACGTCTCCACCCTCCCCGAACCCGCGGCCCTGCGCACGCTGCTCGCCCGCGCCGCCGAGGAGGCGGGGCTGGCACCGGCGCTGCCCGGTCTCCCCGAGGGCGTCGAGGCGGTGGAGCGCGGCCCGTATCTCTTCCTCCTCAACCACGGCCGCACCCCGGCGGCCGTCCCCCTGCCGTCCCCGCGGACGGATCTGCTCACCGGACGCGCGCACCACACCGGCGTCCGGCTCGACCGCTTCGCGGTCATGGTCCTGGCTCCGCCCGCATCCCCCCGTCCGACCCCCCACCCGAAGGGACAAGTCCCGTGCGACGAACCGCCCGAACGATCTTCCTGA
- a CDS encoding LacI family transcriptional regulator codes for MVTLAEVARHAGVSASTVSYVLSGKRSISAPTRERVEHSIKELGYHPNAGARALASSRSNILALMVPLRTDMYVPVMMEIAIAVATTARSHGYDVLLLTGEEGPAAVRRVTGSGLADAMIVMDVELEDERLPLLHAARQPTVLIGLPADTVGLTCVDLDFTATGALCAEHLAELGHREIAVVGEAAAVYERHTGFAERTLEGLRRRAGELGLRLLHRPCEGSYESMDGTLSRIFDERPGTTGFVVQNEAAIDPLLSLLRRQGRAVPEDVSVVAVCPEQVATQASVRLTSVAIPAQEMGRRAVELAVAKLEGQPLEEQVTLLAPELTVRASSGPAPGTS; via the coding sequence ATGGTCACCCTCGCCGAGGTCGCCCGCCACGCCGGAGTCTCCGCCAGCACGGTGAGCTATGTCCTCAGCGGCAAGCGGTCGATCTCCGCCCCCACGCGCGAGCGCGTCGAGCACAGCATCAAGGAGCTGGGCTATCACCCGAACGCCGGGGCCCGCGCCCTGGCCAGCAGCCGCTCCAACATCCTCGCGCTCATGGTGCCACTGCGGACGGACATGTATGTGCCGGTCATGATGGAGATCGCCATCGCGGTCGCCACCACCGCCCGCTCCCACGGCTATGACGTGCTGCTGCTCACCGGCGAGGAGGGCCCGGCGGCGGTGCGCCGGGTGACCGGCAGCGGGCTCGCCGACGCCATGATCGTGATGGATGTGGAGCTGGAGGACGAACGGCTGCCGCTGCTGCACGCGGCCCGCCAGCCCACCGTGCTGATCGGACTGCCCGCCGATACCGTCGGCCTGACCTGCGTCGATCTGGACTTCACCGCCACCGGCGCGCTGTGTGCCGAGCATCTGGCGGAGCTCGGCCACCGGGAGATCGCCGTCGTGGGTGAGGCCGCGGCCGTCTACGAGCGCCACACCGGCTTCGCCGAGCGGACCCTGGAGGGGCTGCGGCGCCGCGCCGGTGAGCTGGGGTTGCGGCTGCTGCACCGCCCGTGCGAGGGCAGCTACGAGTCCATGGACGGCACCCTGTCCCGGATCTTCGACGAGCGGCCCGGCACCACCGGCTTCGTGGTGCAGAACGAGGCGGCCATCGATCCGCTGCTCAGCCTGTTGCGGCGGCAGGGGCGCGCGGTTCCCGAGGACGTCTCGGTGGTCGCCGTCTGCCCCGAGCAGGTGGCCACCCAGGCGTCGGTGCGGCTCACCTCGGTGGCCATCCCCGCGCAGGAGATGGGGCGGCGCGCCGTGGAACTGGCGGTGGCGAAGCTGGAGGGGCAGCCCCTTGAGGAGCAGGTGACCCTGCTGGCCCCGGAGCTGACCGTACGGGCCAGCTCGGGCCCGGCACCCGGCACCTCCTGA
- a CDS encoding acyl-CoA dehydrogenase, with the protein MTASSVRPVSEREARQVAEAAREQVWHKPSFAKELFLGRFRLDLIHPHPAPAPDDVRRGETFLAKLGEFCETQVDAARIEREAQIPDETIQGLKELGALGMKIDTKYGGLGLTQVYYNKALALAGSASPAIGALLSAHQSIGVPQPLKLFGTQEQKDRFLPRCARTDISAFLLTEPDVGSDPARLATTAVPDGDDYLLDGVKLWTTNGVVADLLVVMARVPRSEGRKGGITAFVVETASEGVTVEKRNAFMGLRGLENGVTRLHQVRVPAANRIGPEGAGLKIALTTLNTGRLSLPAMCAGAGKWCLKIAREWSAAREQWGKPIAEHEAVGAKISFIAATTFALEAVIDLASQMADEDRNDIRIEAALAKLYGSEMAWLMADELVQIRGGRGYETAASLAARGERAVPAEQMLRDLRINRIFEGSTEIMHLLIAREAVDAHLSVAGDLIDPDKSLQDKGKAAAKAGGFYARWLPGLLAGPGQLPRAYPEFNPAGHPDLSPHLRYVERSARKLARSTFYAMSRWQGRMETKQGFLARIVDIGAELFAMSAACVRAEMLRSRGDHGVAAYQLADAFCRQARIRADELFGRLWTNTDELDRKVVSGVLSGAYEWLEQGVLDPSGDGPWIADATPGPTATQNVHRPIH; encoded by the coding sequence ATGACCGCATCCTCCGTCAGGCCGGTGTCCGAGCGTGAAGCGCGCCAGGTCGCCGAGGCCGCACGCGAACAGGTATGGCACAAGCCCAGCTTCGCCAAGGAGCTCTTCCTCGGCCGCTTCCGACTCGATCTGATCCATCCGCACCCCGCCCCCGCCCCGGATGATGTGCGCCGTGGCGAGACCTTCCTCGCCAAGCTCGGCGAGTTCTGCGAGACGCAGGTCGACGCCGCCCGCATCGAGCGCGAGGCCCAGATCCCCGACGAGACCATCCAGGGGCTCAAGGAACTCGGCGCGCTCGGCATGAAGATCGACACCAAGTACGGCGGCCTCGGCCTCACGCAGGTCTACTACAACAAGGCCCTCGCCCTGGCCGGCTCCGCCAGCCCGGCGATCGGTGCCCTGCTCTCCGCGCACCAGTCCATCGGCGTACCGCAGCCGCTGAAGCTCTTCGGCACCCAGGAGCAGAAGGACCGCTTCCTGCCGCGCTGCGCCCGCACCGACATCTCGGCCTTCCTGCTCACCGAGCCGGACGTGGGCTCCGACCCGGCCCGCCTGGCCACCACCGCCGTGCCCGACGGCGACGACTACCTCCTCGACGGCGTCAAACTGTGGACCACCAACGGCGTGGTCGCCGACCTCCTGGTGGTGATGGCCCGGGTGCCGCGCTCCGAGGGCCGTAAGGGCGGCATCACCGCGTTCGTCGTCGAGACCGCCTCCGAGGGCGTCACCGTCGAGAAGCGCAACGCCTTCATGGGGCTGCGCGGCCTGGAGAACGGCGTCACCCGCCTCCACCAGGTCCGCGTCCCGGCCGCCAACCGGATCGGCCCCGAGGGCGCCGGCCTCAAGATCGCGCTGACCACGCTCAACACCGGACGGCTGTCGCTGCCCGCGATGTGCGCGGGCGCCGGCAAGTGGTGCCTGAAGATCGCCCGCGAATGGTCCGCCGCCCGTGAGCAGTGGGGCAAGCCCATCGCCGAGCACGAGGCCGTCGGCGCCAAGATCTCCTTCATCGCGGCGACCACCTTCGCCCTGGAGGCCGTCATCGACCTCGCCTCCCAGATGGCCGACGAGGACCGCAACGACATCCGCATCGAGGCGGCGCTCGCCAAGCTCTACGGCAGCGAGATGGCCTGGCTGATGGCCGACGAACTGGTCCAGATCCGCGGCGGCCGGGGCTATGAGACCGCGGCTTCGCTGGCCGCCCGCGGGGAGCGGGCCGTCCCCGCCGAGCAGATGCTCCGCGATCTGCGCATCAACCGGATCTTCGAGGGCTCGACCGAGATCATGCATCTCCTCATCGCCCGCGAGGCGGTGGACGCCCATCTGTCGGTGGCGGGCGATCTCATCGACCCCGACAAGTCGCTGCAGGACAAGGGCAAGGCGGCCGCCAAGGCCGGCGGCTTCTACGCCCGCTGGCTGCCAGGACTGCTCGCCGGGCCCGGCCAACTGCCCCGCGCCTACCCGGAGTTCAACCCCGCCGGACATCCGGACCTCTCACCGCATCTGCGCTATGTGGAGCGCTCGGCGCGCAAGCTGGCCCGCTCGACGTTCTACGCCATGTCCCGCTGGCAGGGCCGGATGGAGACCAAACAGGGCTTCCTCGCCCGGATCGTGGACATCGGCGCGGAGCTGTTCGCGATGAGCGCGGCCTGCGTACGGGCCGAGATGCTGCGCTCGCGCGGTGACCACGGCGTCGCGGCCTACCAGCTGGCCGACGCGTTCTGCCGGCAGGCCAGGATCCGCGCCGACGAGCTCTTCGGGCGGCTGTGGACCAACACCGACGAGCTCGACCGCAAGGTGGTCTCCGGGGTGCTCTCCGGGGCGTACGAGTGGCTCGAGCAGGGCGTTCTCGACCCCAGCGGCGACGGCCCCTGGATCGCCGACGCCACCCCCGGCCCGACCGCCACACAGAACGTCCACCGCCCCATCCACTGA
- a CDS encoding 1-deoxy-D-xylulose 5-phosphate reductoisomerase, with the protein MTESLADPHLRFPAATAAESVRDIVILGSTGSIGTQAIDVVVRNPDSFRVTGLSAAGGRAGLLAEQAHLLRVERVAVARPEAVPEVREALSALYGAGEPLPEILAGPDAATELARSQCHTVLNGITGSIGLAPTLAALEAGRVLALANKESLIVGGPLVKAVAKPGQIVPVDSEHSALFQALLGGAREEVRKLVVTASGGPFRGRTKRELASVTPEQALAHPTWDMGPVVTINSATLVNKGLEVIEAHLLYDIPFERIEVVVHPQSYIHSMVEFTDGSTLAQASPPDMRMPIALGLGWPERVPDAAPGCDWTKAHTWEFFPLDTEAFPSVGLARHVGGLGGTAPAVFNAANEECVDAFLDGKLPFNGIVDTVAEVVAEHGTPAVGTRLTVADVLEAETWARARATELAARAAKATPEARA; encoded by the coding sequence ATGACGGAATCCCTGGCTGACCCGCATCTGCGCTTTCCGGCGGCCACCGCCGCGGAGAGCGTGCGCGACATCGTGATCCTGGGCTCCACCGGTTCGATCGGCACCCAGGCCATCGACGTGGTGGTGCGCAACCCCGACAGCTTCCGCGTGACCGGCCTGTCCGCCGCCGGGGGACGGGCCGGGCTCCTCGCCGAGCAGGCCCACCTGCTGCGGGTGGAGAGGGTGGCGGTCGCCCGTCCGGAGGCGGTGCCGGAGGTGCGCGAGGCGCTGAGCGCGCTCTACGGAGCCGGTGAGCCGCTCCCCGAGATCCTGGCGGGGCCCGACGCGGCCACCGAGCTCGCCCGCTCCCAGTGCCACACCGTGCTCAACGGCATCACCGGCTCCATCGGCCTGGCGCCGACCCTGGCCGCCCTGGAGGCGGGCCGGGTGCTGGCGCTGGCCAACAAGGAATCGCTCATCGTCGGCGGCCCCCTGGTCAAGGCCGTCGCCAAGCCCGGCCAGATCGTCCCCGTCGACTCCGAGCACTCCGCGCTCTTCCAGGCGCTGCTCGGCGGCGCCCGCGAGGAGGTCCGCAAGCTGGTCGTCACCGCCTCCGGCGGCCCGTTCCGCGGCCGGACGAAGCGGGAGCTGGCCTCGGTCACCCCGGAGCAGGCGCTGGCCCACCCCACCTGGGACATGGGCCCGGTGGTCACGATCAACTCCGCGACCCTCGTCAACAAGGGCCTCGAGGTCATCGAGGCCCATCTGCTGTACGACATTCCCTTCGAGCGGATTGAGGTGGTGGTCCACCCTCAGTCGTATATCCACTCGATGGTTGAATTCACCGATGGCTCGACGCTCGCCCAGGCGAGCCCGCCGGATATGCGGATGCCCATCGCGCTCGGCCTCGGCTGGCCCGAGCGGGTGCCGGACGCCGCGCCCGGCTGTGACTGGACCAAGGCCCACACCTGGGAGTTCTTTCCCCTCGACACCGAAGCGTTCCCCTCGGTCGGCCTCGCCCGCCATGTCGGCGGCCTCGGCGGCACCGCCCCGGCCGTCTTCAACGCGGCGAACGAGGAGTGCGTGGACGCGTTCCTTGACGGAAAGCTGCCTTTCAACGGAATCGTCGATACGGTCGCCGAGGTGGTGGCCGAGCACGGCACCCCCGCCGTGGGAACCCGGCTCACCGTCGCGGACGTCCTCGAGGCTGAGACATGGGCCCGCGCCCGCGCAACGGAACTGGCCGCCAGAGCGGCGAAGGCGACCCCGGAGGCTCGCGCATGA
- a CDS encoding zinc metalloprotease: MTTLMTVLGIVVFAVGLLISIAWHELGHLSTAKLFGIRVPQYMVGFGPTIFSRKKGDTEYGIKAVPFGGYIRMIGMFPPGDDGKLTARSTSPWRGMIEDARSAAFEELQPGDENRLFYTRKPWKRVIVMFAGPFMNLVLAVVIFLGVMMSFGVNTQTTSVGTVSQCVVAASSATDKCPKTAKDSPAKAAGLQPRDKIIAFNGHRTPDWGALQKDIRETTGPATITIERDGVRKTLHANLIENQVAKSDGNGGYVEGEYVTAGFLGFTPANGVVQQSFGQSVDRMGDMVHDGIDSMIALPSKVPDLWNAAFGDGERKADSPMGVVGAARVGGEVASLDIPPSQRIATMLFLVAGFNLSLFLFNMLPLLPLDGGHIAGALWEAIRRHTARLVRRPDPGPFDVAKMMPVAYVIAGVFICFTLLVLVADVVNPVKIS; this comes from the coding sequence ATGACGACACTGATGACGGTCCTCGGCATAGTGGTGTTCGCCGTCGGCCTGCTGATCTCGATCGCCTGGCATGAGCTCGGCCATCTCTCCACGGCCAAGCTCTTCGGCATCCGGGTCCCGCAGTACATGGTCGGCTTCGGGCCGACGATCTTCTCCCGCAAGAAGGGAGACACCGAGTACGGCATCAAGGCGGTCCCGTTCGGCGGCTACATCCGCATGATCGGGATGTTCCCGCCGGGCGACGACGGCAAGCTCACCGCCCGCTCCACCTCCCCCTGGCGCGGCATGATCGAGGACGCCCGGTCGGCCGCCTTCGAGGAGCTGCAGCCCGGCGACGAGAACCGCCTCTTCTACACGCGCAAGCCGTGGAAGCGCGTGATCGTCATGTTCGCCGGGCCCTTCATGAACCTGGTCCTCGCGGTGGTGATCTTCCTCGGGGTGATGATGAGCTTCGGCGTCAACACCCAGACCACCAGCGTGGGCACGGTCTCCCAGTGCGTGGTCGCGGCCTCGTCCGCCACCGACAAGTGCCCCAAGACCGCCAAGGACTCCCCGGCCAAGGCCGCCGGTCTGCAGCCGCGGGACAAGATCATCGCCTTCAACGGGCACCGCACCCCGGACTGGGGCGCGCTCCAGAAGGACATCCGCGAGACCACCGGCCCCGCCACGATCACCATCGAGCGGGACGGCGTCCGCAAGACCCTGCACGCCAACCTCATAGAGAACCAGGTCGCCAAGTCCGACGGGAACGGCGGCTATGTCGAGGGTGAGTACGTCACCGCCGGCTTCCTCGGCTTCACCCCGGCCAACGGCGTGGTCCAGCAGTCCTTCGGCCAGTCCGTGGACCGCATGGGCGACATGGTCCACGACGGCATCGACTCCATGATCGCGCTGCCCTCCAAGGTCCCGGACCTGTGGAACGCGGCCTTCGGGGACGGCGAGCGCAAGGCCGACTCCCCGATGGGCGTCGTGGGCGCGGCCCGGGTCGGCGGCGAGGTCGCCAGCCTCGACATCCCGCCCTCCCAGCGGATCGCGACCATGCTCTTCCTGGTGGCCGGATTCAACCTCTCGCTGTTCCTGTTCAACATGCTCCCGCTGCTGCCGCTGGACGGCGGCCATATCGCGGGCGCGCTGTGGGAGGCCATCCGGCGCCACACCGCCCGGCTGGTCCGGCGGCCCGACCCCGGGCCGTTCGATGTGGCGAAGATGATGCCGGTCGCCTATGTGATCGCCGGAGTCTTCATCTGCTTCACCCTCCTCGTCCTGGTGGCGGACGTCGTGAACCCCGTGAAAATCTCCTGA
- a CDS encoding 4-hydroxy-3-methylbut-2-en-1-yl diphosphate synthase translates to MTAISLGMPSVPAKLAERRVSRKIQVGQVAVGGDAPISVQSMTTTVTADIGATLQQIAELTASGCQIVRVACPSQDDADALPVIARKSQIPVIADIHFQPKYVFAAIDAGCAAVRVNPGNIRQFDDKVKEIARAASDAGVPIRIGVNAGSLDKRLLEKYGKATPEALVESALWECSLFEEHGFRDIKISVKHNDPVVMVNAYRQLAAQCDYPLHLGVTEAGPAFQGTIKSAVAFGALLSEGIGDTIRVSLSAPPAEEVKVGIQILESLNLRQRRLEIVSCPSCGRAQVDVYKLADEVTAGLEGMEVPLRVAVMGCVVNGPGEAREADLGVASGNGKGQIFVKGEVIKTVPESKIVETLIDEAMKIAEQMEKDGIASGEPQVSIS, encoded by the coding sequence ATGACTGCGATTTCGCTAGGAATGCCGTCCGTACCGGCCAAGCTCGCCGAGCGCAGGGTCAGCCGGAAGATCCAGGTCGGTCAGGTGGCCGTGGGTGGCGACGCTCCGATCTCGGTTCAGTCGATGACGACGACGGTGACGGCGGATATCGGGGCGACGCTGCAGCAGATCGCGGAGCTGACGGCGTCGGGCTGTCAGATCGTGCGGGTGGCGTGTCCGTCGCAGGATGACGCGGACGCGTTGCCGGTGATCGCGAGGAAGTCGCAGATTCCGGTGATCGCGGACATTCATTTCCAGCCGAAGTATGTGTTCGCGGCGATCGATGCCGGGTGTGCGGCGGTGCGGGTGAATCCGGGGAACATCCGGCAGTTCGACGACAAGGTCAAGGAGATCGCGAGGGCGGCGTCGGACGCGGGTGTGCCGATCCGTATCGGGGTGAACGCGGGGTCGCTGGACAAGCGGCTGCTGGAGAAGTACGGGAAGGCCACGCCGGAGGCGTTGGTGGAGTCGGCGTTGTGGGAGTGCTCGCTGTTCGAGGAGCATGGTTTCCGGGATATCAAGATCTCGGTGAAGCACAACGATCCGGTGGTGATGGTCAATGCCTACCGTCAGCTCGCGGCGCAGTGTGACTATCCGTTGCATCTGGGGGTGACGGAGGCGGGTCCGGCGTTCCAGGGGACGATCAAGTCGGCGGTGGCGTTCGGTGCGCTGCTGAGTGAGGGGATCGGGGACACGATCCGGGTCTCGCTGTCGGCGCCTCCGGCGGAGGAGGTCAAGGTCGGGATCCAGATTCTGGAGTCGTTGAATCTGCGGCAGCGGCGGTTGGAGATCGTTTCGTGTCCGTCGTGTGGGCGGGCGCAGGTGGATGTGTACAAGCTGGCGGATGAGGTGACGGCCGGTCTGGAGGGCATGGAGGTTCCGCTGCGGGTGGCGGTCATGGGGTGTGTGGTGAACGGCCCCGGTGAGGCGCGTGAGGCGGATCTGGGTGTCGCTTCGGGCAATGGCAAGGGGCAGATCTTCGTCAAGGGCGAGGTCATCAAGACCGTGCCGGAGTCGAAGATCGTGGAGACCCTGATCGACGAGGCCATGAAGATCGCCGAGCAGATGGAGAAGGACGGCATCGCCTCCGGCGAACCCCAGGTCTCCATCAGCTGA
- a CDS encoding N-acetyltransferase GCN5, with the protein MLTTSTTRVLEPHELDAALAVLNRDPVSNAFVAARVQVAGLDPWRLGGEMWGWYSGGRLESLCYAGANLVPICATPEAVRGFAERARRAGRRCSSIVGPAETTAGLWSLLEPSWGPAREVRARQPLMVTNAMPADVPPDPLVRRVRKDEMDVIMPACVAMFTEEVGVSPLAGDGGLLYQARVAELVTAGRSFARIENGRVVFKAEIGAATPHACQIQGVWVAPEYRGHGLSETGMAAVLRYALGEVAPVVSLYVNDFNTAARAAYRRVGFREVGAFMSVLF; encoded by the coding sequence GTGCTGACCACGTCCACGACCAGGGTCCTCGAGCCCCATGAGCTCGACGCGGCCCTCGCGGTGCTCAACCGCGACCCCGTCTCGAACGCCTTCGTGGCCGCCCGCGTCCAGGTCGCCGGACTGGATCCGTGGCGGCTCGGCGGCGAGATGTGGGGCTGGTACTCCGGCGGACGGCTGGAGTCGCTCTGCTACGCCGGAGCCAACCTGGTGCCCATCTGCGCCACCCCCGAGGCCGTGCGCGGCTTCGCCGAGCGCGCCCGCCGGGCCGGCCGCCGCTGCTCCTCGATCGTCGGCCCCGCCGAGACCACCGCCGGACTGTGGTCCCTGCTCGAGCCGAGCTGGGGCCCGGCTCGTGAGGTCCGCGCCCGGCAGCCGCTGATGGTCACCAACGCGATGCCCGCCGACGTCCCGCCCGATCCGCTGGTGCGCCGCGTCCGTAAGGACGAGATGGACGTGATCATGCCGGCGTGCGTGGCGATGTTCACCGAGGAGGTCGGCGTCTCGCCGCTCGCGGGCGACGGCGGGCTGCTCTACCAGGCGCGGGTCGCCGAGCTCGTCACCGCCGGGCGGTCCTTCGCCCGGATCGAGAACGGCCGGGTGGTGTTCAAGGCCGAGATCGGCGCGGCCACCCCGCACGCCTGTCAGATCCAGGGCGTATGGGTCGCCCCCGAGTACCGCGGCCACGGCCTCTCCGAGACCGGGATGGCGGCCGTGCTGCGCTATGCGCTGGGCGAGGTCGCCCCCGTGGTGAGCCTGTACGTCAACGACTTCAACACCGCGGCCCGCGCCGCGTACCGCCGGGTCGGCTTCCGGGAAGTCGGCGCGTTCATGAGTGTGCTGTTCTGA